A genomic stretch from Nocardia wallacei includes:
- a CDS encoding DUF3662 and FHA domain-containing protein, protein MGIVSRFERRLQGAVGDAFARVFGGSVVPQEVEAALQREATDRVTELDGGHLLAPNSYVITINTSDMRELDADHELTSRAFAKHLQDYIREQGWQTYGEVHVEFQASPTLHTGQFRTRGRVDPDAGRRDTPDRRPPDRPGQPAQRTAHPQPGAGPMTQNSGYDPSREPAESDPRNRGYAPPGGRPGPGNYDYGRGGGQYPAASDYAAPESQQAYGDYQNGYDYQQGGGSYGQPGYADPAYGQQAGYEQGGYAQQGYADQGYGQQGGYDQGYADQGYDQGYGQQGYPNQDYGQPPQAYGQAPAGYEQGYAGQGYGQAPAGYEQGYAEQPGYDQAGYGQPGYAEPGYGQQGGYGAAPAQPQQPPRSGSGYSATLQLDDGSGRTYQLREGSNIIGRGQDAHFRLPDTGVSRRHIEVRWDGQVAMLSDLGSTNGTLVNGSPVQDWQLADGDVIRAGHSEILIRIV, encoded by the coding sequence ATGGGGATCGTGTCACGCTTCGAACGCCGCCTGCAGGGCGCTGTCGGTGACGCCTTCGCCCGGGTCTTCGGTGGCAGTGTCGTGCCGCAGGAAGTGGAGGCGGCGCTGCAGCGCGAGGCCACCGATCGGGTCACCGAACTCGACGGCGGGCATCTGCTGGCTCCCAACAGCTACGTGATCACCATCAACACGTCTGACATGCGAGAACTCGACGCCGATCACGAGCTCACCAGCCGTGCGTTCGCCAAACATCTGCAGGACTACATCCGTGAGCAGGGCTGGCAGACCTACGGCGAAGTGCACGTCGAATTCCAGGCATCCCCTACGCTGCACACCGGGCAGTTCAGAACGCGCGGCCGGGTCGACCCGGACGCGGGCCGCCGGGACACACCGGACCGACGGCCGCCCGACCGGCCTGGACAACCCGCACAACGAACCGCACACCCGCAACCAGGAGCTGGCCCCATGACGCAGAACTCAGGCTACGACCCCAGCCGTGAGCCCGCGGAGTCCGATCCACGCAACCGCGGGTACGCGCCGCCCGGTGGCCGCCCCGGTCCGGGGAACTACGACTACGGCCGCGGCGGTGGGCAGTACCCCGCCGCGAGCGACTACGCCGCTCCGGAGTCGCAGCAGGCCTACGGCGACTACCAGAACGGCTACGACTACCAGCAGGGCGGCGGCAGCTACGGCCAGCCCGGTTACGCCGATCCGGCCTACGGCCAGCAGGCCGGGTACGAGCAGGGCGGCTACGCCCAGCAGGGTTACGCCGACCAGGGCTACGGCCAGCAGGGCGGGTACGACCAGGGCTACGCCGATCAGGGCTACGACCAGGGTTACGGCCAGCAGGGCTACCCGAACCAGGACTACGGCCAGCCGCCGCAGGCCTACGGCCAGGCTCCCGCCGGATACGAGCAGGGCTACGCGGGCCAGGGCTACGGCCAGGCGCCGGCCGGATACGAACAGGGCTACGCCGAGCAGCCCGGGTACGACCAGGCCGGCTACGGCCAGCCGGGCTACGCCGAGCCGGGCTACGGCCAGCAGGGCGGGTACGGCGCCGCTCCGGCGCAGCCGCAGCAGCCGCCGCGCAGCGGTTCGGGTTACTCGGCCACGCTGCAGCTCGACGACGGCAGCGGCCGGACCTACCAGCTACGGGAAGGCAGCAACATCATCGGCCGCGGCCAGGACGCGCACTTCCGGCTGCCCGACACCGGGGTCTCCCGGCGCCACATCGAGGTCCGCTGGGACGGCCAGGTCGCGATGCTGTCCGACCTCGGATCGACCAACGGAACGCTGGTCAACGGGTCGCCCGTGCAGGATTGGCAGCTGGCCGACGGGGATGTGATCCGCGCCGGGCATTCGGAGATCCTGATCCGGATCGTCTGA
- a CDS encoding FHA domain-containing protein FhaB/FipA, with translation MQGLILQLTRAGFLLLLWLFVWAVLRTLRSDIYAASGIRIQPRAARGSAVLPSFSRGQKGARHLVVTQGSLAGTRITLGTQPVLIGRADDSTLVLTDDYASTRHARLSPRGDDWYVEDLGSTNGTYLDRAKVTTPVRVPLGTPVRVGKTVIELRS, from the coding sequence GTGCAGGGACTGATCCTGCAACTGACCCGGGCGGGGTTCCTGCTGCTGTTGTGGTTGTTCGTCTGGGCGGTGCTCCGCACCCTGCGCAGCGATATCTATGCGGCATCCGGCATCCGGATCCAGCCCCGGGCCGCACGCGGTTCCGCGGTGCTGCCATCCTTCAGTCGCGGCCAGAAGGGCGCCAGACATCTCGTGGTGACTCAGGGTTCACTCGCAGGCACGCGTATCACGCTCGGCACCCAGCCGGTGCTGATCGGGCGTGCCGACGACTCCACACTCGTGCTGACCGACGACTACGCGTCGACCAGGCATGCGCGGCTCTCCCCGCGCGGCGACGACTGGTACGTCGAAGACCTAGGCTCAACCAACGGGACCTACCTCGATCGAGCGAAGGTCACCACCCCGGTCCGAGTTCCACTCGGTACCCCCGTCCGTGTCGGTAAGACAGTGATCGAGCTGCGATCGTGA
- a CDS encoding FtsW/RodA/SpoVE family cell cycle protein: protein MSAPAPPSAGAFPSPPGGFAPAPPPTTRRNVEALLLAGAVVITTVALVLVEASQDQEVTWDLAKLGLAYLGLFGVAHLAVRRFAPFADPLLLPIVALLNGIGLVLIHRLDLADEQTAAYNSWPMPSPDANQQVLWTAFGIALFVALLVLLRDYRTLARYSYTLGLVGLVALVIPALLPSAFSETNGAKIWIRLPGFSMQPGEFAKILLIIFFASVLVAKRELFTAAGRRFLGMELPRGRDLGPILAVWLVCLLVLVFEKDLGTSLLIFATVLALLYIATERVGWVIVGSLLLVVGFFIAYNAFGHVRVRVATWLHPFEDYNNTGYQISQSLFGLATGGLAGTGLGSGRPSQVPFAKTDFVVATIGEELGLIGLTAVLMLFAIFVVRGLRTALAVRDSFGKLLAAGLAFTIAVQVFVVVGGVTKLIPLTGLTTPFVSYGGSSLLANYALVALLVKISDAARAPAPARRKDQPAPIADAQTELIRSRGEAV, encoded by the coding sequence ATGTCCGCACCGGCACCGCCGTCGGCTGGGGCGTTCCCCAGCCCACCGGGCGGCTTCGCTCCCGCGCCACCACCGACGACGCGGCGCAACGTCGAGGCATTGCTGCTCGCCGGCGCGGTGGTGATCACCACCGTGGCGCTGGTGCTGGTGGAGGCCAGCCAGGATCAGGAGGTCACCTGGGATCTGGCCAAGCTGGGCCTGGCCTATCTCGGGTTGTTCGGTGTGGCGCATCTGGCCGTGCGGCGGTTCGCGCCGTTCGCCGATCCGCTGCTGCTGCCGATCGTGGCGCTGCTCAACGGCATCGGGCTGGTGCTGATCCACCGCCTGGATCTGGCCGACGAGCAGACCGCCGCCTACAACTCCTGGCCGATGCCCTCCCCCGACGCCAACCAGCAGGTGCTGTGGACGGCGTTCGGCATCGCGCTGTTCGTCGCGCTGCTGGTACTGCTGCGCGATTACCGCACCCTCGCGCGCTACAGCTACACCCTCGGGCTGGTCGGGCTGGTCGCGCTCGTCATTCCGGCGCTGCTGCCCAGTGCGTTCTCCGAGACCAACGGCGCCAAGATCTGGATCCGGCTGCCCGGATTCAGCATGCAGCCGGGCGAATTCGCGAAAATCCTGCTGATCATCTTCTTCGCCTCGGTGCTGGTCGCCAAGCGCGAGCTGTTCACCGCCGCGGGCCGCCGCTTCCTCGGGATGGAGCTGCCGCGCGGGCGCGACCTCGGCCCCATCCTGGCGGTCTGGCTGGTGTGCCTGCTGGTGCTCGTGTTCGAGAAGGACCTGGGCACCTCGCTGCTGATCTTCGCGACGGTGCTGGCACTGCTGTACATCGCCACCGAGCGGGTGGGCTGGGTGATCGTCGGCAGCCTGCTGCTCGTGGTCGGATTCTTCATCGCCTACAACGCCTTCGGGCACGTACGGGTCCGGGTGGCGACCTGGCTGCATCCGTTCGAGGACTACAACAACACCGGCTACCAGATCTCGCAGTCGCTGTTCGGCCTGGCCACGGGCGGACTGGCGGGCACCGGTCTGGGCAGCGGGCGGCCCTCGCAGGTCCCGTTCGCCAAGACCGACTTCGTCGTCGCGACCATCGGTGAGGAATTGGGCCTCATCGGACTCACCGCCGTGCTGATGCTGTTCGCGATCTTCGTGGTCCGCGGCCTGCGCACGGCGCTGGCGGTGCGCGACAGCTTCGGCAAGCTGCTGGCCGCCGGACTGGCGTTCACCATCGCGGTGCAGGTCTTCGTCGTCGTCGGCGGCGTCACCAAGCTGATCCCGCTGACCGGCCTCACCACCCCGTTCGTCTCCTACGGCGGATCCTCGCTGCTGGCCAACTACGCGCTGGTCGCGCTGCTGGTGAAAATCTCCGACGCCGCCCGGGCCCCCGCCCCCGCGCGGCGCAAGGACCAGCCGGCGCCGATCGCCGACGCGCAGACCGAACTCATCCGGTCGAGAGGAGAAGCGGTTTGA
- a CDS encoding EamA family transporter has translation MAWLMALASAVLYGLSDYVGGIASRRMHFAVTAILGQSAGLVVAVLLAAATGAGAPRATDLAWGALSGVGTAAGMAALFRGLGRGAMSTVVPTSTLTGMGLPVLFGVVAEGQRPTLSAAVGIVAALPALWLVSRTPDSAPAASRAAVLDGLLAGVGIAIQYLALAHADPVSGFWPVASGRVAAVCALVPLVWWTRAAFTAAVRPLSLAALAGATAALALAAYLDATHRQLPVVAVALSSLYPVIPVLLGITVLHERLSRAQWTGLLAAALAVVLLAL, from the coding sequence ATGGCGTGGCTGATGGCGCTGGCCTCCGCGGTCCTGTACGGCCTGTCCGACTATGTCGGTGGAATCGCCTCGCGCCGAATGCATTTCGCCGTCACCGCGATCCTCGGCCAGAGCGCCGGGCTCGTGGTGGCCGTCCTGCTCGCCGCGGCGACCGGCGCCGGCGCACCGCGCGCAACGGATCTGGCCTGGGGCGCGCTGTCCGGAGTGGGCACCGCCGCTGGGATGGCCGCCCTGTTCCGCGGCCTCGGCCGCGGCGCGATGAGCACGGTGGTGCCCACCAGCACCCTCACCGGGATGGGGCTTCCGGTGCTGTTCGGCGTGGTCGCGGAGGGCCAGCGGCCGACGCTGAGCGCGGCTGTCGGCATCGTCGCGGCGCTGCCGGCCCTGTGGCTGGTGTCGCGCACACCCGACAGCGCGCCCGCCGCCTCCCGCGCGGCCGTGCTCGACGGCCTGCTGGCGGGGGTCGGTATCGCGATCCAATATCTGGCACTGGCACACGCCGATCCGGTGTCGGGGTTCTGGCCGGTGGCCTCGGGCCGGGTCGCCGCCGTGTGCGCCCTTGTCCCTCTGGTGTGGTGGACCCGCGCGGCATTCACCGCCGCGGTCCGCCCGTTGTCGCTGGCCGCGCTCGCGGGTGCGACCGCCGCCCTGGCCTTGGCGGCCTATCTCGACGCGACACACCGCCAGCTGCCCGTCGTCGCGGTCGCGCTGTCGTCCCTGTATCCGGTGATCCCTGTGCTGCTCGGCATCACCGTCCTGCACGAACGCCTCAGCCGCGCCCAGTGGACCGGACTGCTCGCCGCCGCGCTCGCGGTGGTCCTGCTGGCACTGTGA
- a CDS encoding PP2C family serine/threonine-protein phosphatase has protein sequence MTLVLRYAARSDRGLVRANNEDSVYAGARLLALADGMGGHAAGEVASQLMIAALAHLDDDEPGDDLLGKLDRAVREGNAAIADQVEEEPELDGMGTTLTAILFAGKKLGLAHIGDSRAYMLRGGELAQITRDDTFVQSLVDEGRITPEQAHTHPQRSLIMRALTGNEIEPTLTMREARAGDRYLLCSDGLSDVVSDETMANTLREGNTDEAADRLIELALRSGGPDNVTVVVADVIDLDYGQSHPIVAGAASGEDEDVPPPNTAAGRAAAMRPPRAAPRRAPVAAEPPTPRKSHKLRWIVLSLALILAVVIGLVVGYKMIRSNYYVGTDAGSVVIMRGLPGSVVGYSIRDVDQLACIDRDGRLSLLRPGNNFPSGCKQLQVADLEQTGRDKVVNNGLQPGTFADAQRQLEKLTTAELLPVCVKTPVPVPTPVPAPAPGENGATPTPTPVEPGPTNAPAQQPVPPTASAPAPQTPGENCRKAD, from the coding sequence GTGACTCTTGTTCTCCGCTACGCAGCGCGCAGCGACCGTGGTCTCGTCAGGGCCAACAACGAGGATTCCGTCTACGCCGGTGCGCGCCTGCTCGCACTGGCCGACGGCATGGGTGGCCACGCCGCGGGCGAGGTCGCCTCCCAGTTGATGATCGCCGCGCTGGCCCACCTCGACGACGACGAGCCCGGCGACGACCTGCTCGGCAAGCTCGACCGCGCGGTACGCGAGGGCAACGCCGCCATCGCCGACCAGGTCGAGGAAGAGCCCGAACTGGACGGCATGGGCACCACGCTCACCGCGATCCTGTTCGCGGGCAAGAAACTCGGCCTCGCCCACATCGGCGACTCCCGCGCCTACATGCTGCGCGGCGGCGAGCTCGCCCAGATCACCCGCGACGACACCTTCGTGCAGTCGCTGGTCGACGAGGGCCGCATCACCCCCGAGCAGGCGCACACCCATCCGCAGCGGTCGCTGATCATGCGCGCGCTCACCGGCAACGAGATCGAGCCCACGCTGACCATGCGGGAGGCCCGCGCCGGCGACCGCTACCTGCTGTGCTCGGACGGCCTGTCGGACGTGGTCAGCGACGAGACGATGGCCAACACGCTGCGCGAGGGCAACACCGACGAGGCGGCCGACCGGCTCATCGAGCTGGCGCTGCGCAGCGGCGGACCCGACAACGTCACCGTCGTGGTCGCCGATGTCATCGATCTGGACTACGGCCAGAGCCATCCGATCGTGGCCGGGGCCGCCTCCGGCGAGGACGAGGACGTGCCACCCCCGAACACCGCCGCCGGCCGCGCCGCGGCGATGCGCCCGCCCCGCGCCGCACCCCGCCGCGCGCCCGTGGCCGCCGAACCGCCCACACCCCGCAAGAGCCACAAGCTGCGCTGGATCGTGCTGTCGCTGGCGCTGATCCTCGCCGTGGTGATCGGACTCGTGGTGGGCTACAAGATGATTCGCAGCAATTACTACGTCGGCACCGACGCCGGCAGCGTGGTGATCATGCGCGGGCTCCCCGGCTCGGTGGTGGGTTACTCGATCCGCGACGTGGACCAGCTCGCCTGCATCGACCGGGACGGCCGGCTCAGCCTGCTGCGTCCCGGTAACAACTTCCCGTCCGGCTGCAAGCAGCTGCAGGTCGCCGACCTCGAGCAGACCGGCCGCGACAAGGTCGTGAACAACGGCCTGCAGCCGGGCACCTTCGCCGACGCCCAGCGCCAGCTCGAGAAACTCACCACCGCGGAACTGCTTCCGGTCTGTGTCAAAACGCCGGTGCCCGTGCCCACCCCCGTTCCGGCGCCCGCGCCGGGCGAGAACGGCGCCACCCCGACGCCGACCCCGGTCGAGCCGGGGCCCACCAACGCTCCCGCTCAACAGCCGGTCCCGCCGACCGCCTCCGCGCCGGCCCCGCAGACTCCGGGGGAGAACTGCAGGAAGGCGGACTGA
- a CDS encoding peptidoglycan D,D-transpeptidase FtsI family protein, with product MNTPLRRVAIAVMVMIVALLANATYVQVIKADSLRNDPRNSRVLLDEYSRQRGQISGAGAVLASSIATDDRYKYLRTYPTDPAAYAPVTGFYSMQYGSTGLERAEDSVLNGSDSALFGRRLVDMISGRDPRGGNVVTTINPAMQQVAYEQLTSKGYTGSVVAIEPSTGRILTMVSTPSYDPNLLSGHDGAKSTQAWESLSSDEDQPMLNRAVSQTYPPGSTFKIVTTAAALSMGIKPEDQFTAAPNITLPGTSTTLENYNGSNCGGGATASLYDAFRLSCNTAFAEIGMKVGAAKLKDEAAAFGIGPHAGIPIQWADSTVGEIPDNPSLAQSSIGQRDVALTPLDDAVIAATVANGGVRMEPHLVDQLQGPDLSELSKTKPVSVGQAISAPVATELTNLMIASEKNTAGGNQSRPYQIASKTGTAEHGSNPRSTPPHAWYTAFAPAQNPKIAIAVIVENGGDRALAATGGSVAAPVARAVLDAGLQGG from the coding sequence TTGAACACCCCCCTGCGCCGCGTCGCCATCGCCGTGATGGTCATGATCGTCGCGCTGCTGGCCAACGCCACCTACGTACAGGTGATCAAGGCCGACAGCCTGCGCAACGATCCGCGCAACTCGCGGGTGCTGCTGGACGAGTACTCCCGCCAGCGCGGCCAGATCTCCGGCGCGGGCGCGGTGCTGGCCAGCTCGATCGCGACCGACGACCGCTACAAATACCTGCGCACCTATCCCACCGACCCGGCCGCCTACGCCCCCGTCACCGGCTTCTACTCGATGCAGTACGGCAGCACCGGGCTCGAACGCGCCGAGGATTCGGTGCTCAACGGCTCCGACAGCGCGCTGTTCGGGCGGCGGCTGGTGGATATGATCTCCGGTCGCGATCCGCGCGGCGGCAACGTGGTCACCACCATCAACCCGGCGATGCAGCAGGTCGCCTACGAGCAGCTGACCAGCAAGGGCTACACGGGATCGGTGGTGGCGATCGAGCCGAGCACCGGGCGCATCCTGACCATGGTGTCGACCCCGAGCTACGACCCCAATCTGCTCTCGGGCCACGACGGCGCCAAGAGCACCCAGGCGTGGGAGTCGCTGTCATCCGACGAGGACCAGCCGATGCTCAATCGCGCTGTCTCGCAGACCTACCCGCCCGGTTCGACGTTCAAGATCGTGACCACCGCGGCCGCGCTGTCGATGGGAATCAAGCCCGAGGACCAGTTCACCGCCGCGCCGAACATCACGCTGCCGGGCACCAGCACCACGCTGGAAAACTACAACGGCTCCAACTGCGGCGGCGGCGCGACGGCGTCGCTGTACGACGCGTTCCGGCTGTCGTGCAACACCGCCTTCGCCGAGATCGGCATGAAGGTCGGCGCGGCGAAGCTGAAGGACGAGGCGGCCGCGTTCGGCATCGGTCCGCACGCGGGCATCCCGATCCAGTGGGCCGACAGCACCGTCGGCGAGATCCCGGACAATCCGTCGCTGGCGCAGAGCAGCATCGGGCAGCGCGACGTCGCCCTCACCCCCCTGGACGACGCGGTGATCGCGGCGACGGTCGCCAACGGCGGGGTGCGGATGGAACCGCACCTGGTCGACCAGCTGCAGGGCCCGGATCTCAGCGAGCTGTCCAAGACCAAGCCGGTCTCGGTCGGGCAGGCGATCAGCGCACCGGTCGCGACGGAGCTGACCAATCTGATGATCGCCTCGGAGAAGAACACGGCCGGAGGGAACCAGTCACGCCCCTATCAGATCGCGTCCAAGACCGGCACCGCCGAACACGGGAGCAATCCGCGCAGCACCCCGCCGCACGCCTGGTACACGGCCTTCGCGCCGGCCCAGAACCCGAAGATCGCGATCGCGGTCATCGTGGAGAACGGCGGCGATCGCGCACTCGCGGCCACCGGCGGATCGGTCGCCGCACCCGTGGCCAGGGCGGTACTCGACGCCGGACTGCAGGGGGGCTGA
- a CDS encoding protein kinase domain-containing protein, protein MLNNGAMIADRYRLQRLIATGGMGQVWEALDTRLDRRVAVKVLKAEFSADPTFRHRFRTEAKTTAQLNHPGIAGIYDYGETFDPQGGETAYLVMELVQGEPLNAVLNRLNRLSVAQGLDMLEQTGRALEVAHAAGVVHRDVKPGNILVTPTGQVKITDFGIAKAVDASPVTKTGMVMGTAQYIAPEQATGEDATSASDVYSLGVVGYEALSGQRPFTGDGALTVAMKHVRETPPPMPADLPPNVRELIEITMAKEPNRRYGSGGEFADAVAAVRSGRRPPPPRSAGLATPQTGAARVLPPGPTTVLPRGDYDDATVRYANSGRPQAQPPGTAVMAGRTGAVPPDDEDKSRSGNGQKALAGLGIGALVLGGIAAWVLLSGKPPESSVTPKSPTSVVAPPPVVPTTTTEAPTSTYYQPPVTTTTEPPTTTPPPTTTTTTQPPSSTQQRPTTTAPTTTGRVPRTTFQIPLPNIPGVDGNYGRNGTHGTTGNESRGTTQNQTEDSSSSPAIAPQGLP, encoded by the coding sequence ATGCTGAACAACGGTGCGATGATCGCGGACCGGTACCGACTGCAACGGCTGATCGCCACCGGCGGCATGGGACAGGTGTGGGAGGCCCTGGACACCCGGCTGGACCGCCGCGTCGCGGTGAAGGTACTCAAGGCCGAGTTCTCCGCGGACCCGACCTTCCGGCACCGGTTCCGGACCGAGGCGAAGACGACTGCGCAACTGAACCATCCGGGCATCGCGGGCATCTACGACTACGGCGAGACCTTCGACCCGCAGGGCGGCGAAACCGCCTACCTGGTCATGGAATTGGTGCAGGGCGAACCGCTCAACGCCGTGCTGAACCGGCTCAACCGGCTGTCGGTCGCGCAGGGCCTGGACATGCTCGAGCAGACCGGCCGCGCGCTGGAGGTGGCGCACGCCGCCGGCGTCGTGCACCGCGACGTCAAACCCGGCAACATCCTGGTCACGCCGACCGGTCAGGTGAAGATCACCGACTTCGGCATCGCCAAGGCGGTAGACGCCTCGCCGGTCACCAAGACCGGCATGGTGATGGGCACCGCCCAGTACATCGCGCCCGAGCAGGCCACCGGCGAGGACGCCACCTCCGCCAGCGATGTTTACTCCCTCGGCGTGGTCGGGTACGAGGCGCTGTCGGGCCAGCGGCCGTTCACCGGCGACGGCGCGCTGACCGTCGCGATGAAACACGTGCGGGAGACCCCGCCGCCGATGCCCGCGGACCTGCCGCCGAACGTGCGTGAACTCATCGAGATCACCATGGCCAAGGAGCCGAATCGGCGGTACGGCAGCGGTGGCGAGTTCGCCGACGCCGTGGCCGCCGTCCGGTCCGGCCGCCGACCGCCGCCGCCGCGCAGCGCCGGGCTCGCCACACCGCAGACCGGCGCGGCGCGGGTGTTGCCGCCCGGTCCGACCACGGTGCTGCCGCGCGGTGACTACGACGACGCCACCGTCCGCTACGCGAATTCCGGTCGGCCGCAAGCCCAACCGCCCGGCACCGCCGTCATGGCCGGCCGGACCGGCGCGGTGCCGCCGGATGACGAGGACAAGTCGCGGTCCGGCAACGGGCAGAAGGCCCTCGCCGGTCTGGGTATCGGCGCGCTGGTGCTCGGCGGCATCGCCGCGTGGGTACTGCTGAGCGGCAAACCGCCGGAATCCTCGGTGACACCGAAGTCGCCGACCTCGGTCGTCGCGCCGCCGCCGGTCGTGCCGACGACCACGACCGAGGCGCCGACGAGCACCTACTATCAGCCGCCGGTCACCACCACGACCGAGCCGCCCACGACGACGCCGCCCCCGACGACCACCACCACCACCCAACCGCCCAGCTCGACCCAGCAGCGGCCGACGACCACCGCGCCGACGACCACGGGTCGCGTACCCCGGACCACATTCCAAATACCATTGCCGAATATTCCGGGTGTCGACGGCAATTACGGCAGGAACGGCACCCACGGCACCACCGGGAACGAATCCCGCGGCACCACCCAGAACCAGACCGAAGACAGCAGTAGTTCCCCGGCCATCGCACCGCAAGGACTGCCATGA
- the pknB gene encoding Stk1 family PASTA domain-containing Ser/Thr kinase, which yields MTTPKNLSERYELGEIIGFGGMSEVHKARDNRLGRDVAIKVLRADLARDPTFYLRFKREAQNAAALNHPAIVAVYDTGEAEVDGGPLPYIVMEYVDGDTLRDIVRGKGPLPPRRAMEVIADVCAALDFSHKNGIVHRDMKPANIMINRQGAVKVMDFGIARAIADSSNPMTQTAAVIGTAQYLSPEQARGEQVDARSDVYSVGCVLYEILTGEPPFTGDSPVAVAYQHVREDPRLPSLVHTGVPRELDSVVLKAMAKNPANRYQTAAEMRADLIRVLGGQKPHAPMVMTDEDRTTILGSMDASARGYRTVEREDVDEPEYDEPRDPRRTAMIAGAVLAGVAALFALFWFLIGPGSKPDQVAIPDLANKPAQVAQDELQRAGFSVSTQPKPNGKVAVGNVISTQPLGGSRAPKGSTVTLQVSTGPQILPVPDLAKRTQQEAEQLLSSGNLRLNPDIQRDWSSPEDKDKVIRQSPQADARAEAEGLVTITLGKGPEQVRVPDVVGQQIDVAQANLENPGGFKVVVQKVPSSRPSGEVLSTDPAGNTSADKGSTITVQVSSDQITMPPLVGLTPSQAVDRLRSAGWTGGVGQINQTTQGTFDPPSIGHILSQQPAPGTSIPKNATITIATGVIAPP from the coding sequence ATGACGACCCCGAAGAATCTCTCCGAGCGCTACGAGCTGGGCGAGATCATCGGGTTCGGCGGAATGTCGGAGGTGCACAAGGCCCGCGACAATCGCCTCGGTCGCGATGTCGCGATCAAGGTGCTGCGCGCCGATCTCGCCCGCGACCCCACCTTCTATCTGCGCTTCAAGCGTGAGGCGCAGAACGCCGCCGCGCTCAACCATCCGGCCATCGTCGCGGTCTACGACACCGGCGAGGCCGAGGTGGACGGCGGGCCGCTGCCCTACATCGTGATGGAGTACGTCGACGGCGACACGCTGCGCGACATCGTGCGCGGCAAGGGTCCGCTGCCGCCGCGGCGCGCGATGGAGGTCATCGCCGACGTCTGTGCCGCACTGGATTTCAGCCACAAGAACGGCATCGTGCATCGCGACATGAAGCCGGCCAACATCATGATCAACCGGCAGGGCGCGGTGAAGGTGATGGACTTCGGCATCGCACGCGCGATCGCCGACAGCTCCAACCCGATGACGCAGACCGCCGCGGTGATCGGCACCGCGCAGTACCTGTCGCCCGAACAGGCCCGGGGCGAGCAGGTCGACGCCCGCTCCGATGTCTACTCCGTCGGCTGCGTGCTCTACGAGATCCTCACGGGGGAACCGCCTTTCACCGGCGACTCGCCCGTCGCGGTGGCCTATCAGCACGTGCGCGAGGATCCGCGGCTGCCGTCGCTGGTGCACACCGGGGTGCCGCGCGAGCTGGATTCGGTCGTGCTGAAGGCGATGGCCAAGAATCCGGCCAACCGCTATCAGACCGCCGCGGAGATGCGCGCCGACCTGATCCGGGTGCTGGGCGGCCAGAAACCGCACGCCCCGATGGTGATGACCGACGAGGACCGCACCACCATCCTCGGCAGCATGGACGCGTCGGCGCGCGGCTACCGCACCGTCGAACGCGAGGATGTCGACGAACCCGAATACGACGAGCCCCGCGATCCGCGCCGCACGGCAATGATCGCGGGCGCGGTGCTGGCCGGTGTCGCGGCGCTGTTCGCGTTGTTCTGGTTTCTGATCGGCCCCGGCAGCAAGCCGGACCAGGTGGCCATCCCCGATCTGGCGAACAAACCGGCGCAGGTGGCCCAGGACGAGTTGCAGCGGGCCGGGTTCTCGGTCAGCACGCAGCCCAAACCCAACGGCAAAGTCGCTGTCGGCAATGTCATTTCGACCCAGCCCCTCGGTGGCTCCCGGGCGCCGAAGGGCAGCACCGTGACGCTGCAGGTCTCGACCGGTCCGCAGATCCTTCCGGTGCCGGACCTGGCGAAACGCACGCAGCAGGAGGCCGAGCAGCTGCTGTCGTCCGGCAATCTCCGGCTGAATCCGGACATCCAGCGGGACTGGTCGAGTCCCGAGGACAAGGACAAGGTGATCCGGCAGAGCCCCCAGGCCGACGCCCGGGCGGAGGCCGAGGGACTGGTCACGATCACCTTGGGCAAGGGGCCCGAGCAGGTGCGCGTGCCCGACGTGGTCGGCCAGCAGATCGATGTGGCGCAGGCGAATCTCGAGAACCCCGGCGGTTTCAAGGTGGTCGTGCAGAAGGTGCCGTCCTCGCGCCCCAGCGGCGAGGTCCTCTCCACCGATCCCGCCGGAAACACTTCGGCGGACAAGGGTTCCACCATCACCGTGCAGGTCTCCAGCGATCAGATCACGATGCCGCCCCTCGTCGGTCTGACACCGTCGCAGGCGGTGGACCGGCTGCGCAGCGCGGGCTGGACCGGCGGCGTCGGCCAGATCAACCAGACCACCCAGGGCACCTTCGATCCGCCGAGCATCGGCCACATTCTCAGCCAGCAGCCCGCGCCCGGTACCTCTATCCCCAAGAACGCGACCATCACGATCGCGACGGGTGTGATCGCGCCCCCGTGA